A single Vigna radiata var. radiata cultivar VC1973A chromosome 8, Vradiata_ver6, whole genome shotgun sequence DNA region contains:
- the LOC111242303 gene encoding uncharacterized protein LOC111242303 yields MAFKQIEGDFKEQYRRLYDYSNELLRSNPGSTVKVMVEPNENNRIFKRMYVCFKAYMDNFVSCRPIIGLDGCFLKGKYGGELLTTVARDGNEQTCPLAYAVVEMENKDNWIWFLELLIDDLGGEELSSTITYISDQQKGLVPTLQEFSTWCGTQILSVPHLCKF; encoded by the exons ATGGCTTTTAAACAAATTGAAGGTGATTTTAAAGAACAATATAGAAGACTTTATGACTATTCAAACGAGTTGCTTCGGTCTAATCCTGGTTCAACTGTGAAAGTTATGGTTGAACCTAATGAGAACAATAGAATATTCAAGAGAATGTATGTGTGTTTCAAGGCCTATATGGACAACTTCGTGTCTTGTAGACCTATTATAGGTTTAGATGGTTGtttcttaaaaggaaaatatggagGTGAGTTGTTAACTACGGTTGCAAGAGATGGGAATGAGCAAACGTGTCCTTTGGCCTATGCTGTTGTTGAGATGGAGAATAAGGACAATTGGATTTGGTTTTTAGAATTGCTCATTGATGATCTTGGTGGTGAGGAGCTTTCTTCAACAATCACATATATTTCAGATCAACAAAAA GGACTAGTGCCAACATTACAAGAATTTTCTACCTGGTGTGGAACACAGATTTTGAGTGTGCCACATTTATGCAAATTTTAG
- the LOC106769965 gene encoding thioredoxin-like 3-2, chloroplastic gives MSHHLRTLQLPPLSSKTPTANPHSFSLHCFRFSFGFHCSVSCGCARQISPVRFSHQASLQEEGKPVSLYFQPVSSETHFDLLLDQAQRLHQAVVVVWMANWCRKCIYLKPKLEKLAADYYPRLQFYSVDVNTVSHKLVARAGVTKMPTIQLWKDSKKQAEVIGGHKAHIVISEIQEMIENE, from the exons ATGTCACACCATCTTCGTACTCTTCAACTTCCACCACTTTCTTCGAAAACCCCGACGGCCAATCCACATTCTTTCTCCCTCCATTGCTTCCGCTTCAGCTTCGGCTTCCATTGCTCCGTCTCCTGCGGATGCGCGCGCCAAATCTCTCCGGTTCGGTTCAGTCATCAAGCGTCGTTGCAAGAGGAAGGAAAACCTGTTTCCCTTTACTTTCAACCTGTCTCAAGCGAAACCCACTTTGATCTTCTCCTCGATCAGGCTCAAAGGCTCCACCAAGCTGTCGTTGTGGTTTG GATGGCAAATTGGTGcagaaaatgtatatatttaaaaccaaaattggaAAAGTTGGCAGCTGATTATTATCCAAG ATTGCAGTTCTACAGTGTTGATGTTAATACAGTTTCACACAAACTTGTTGCTCGTGCAGGTGTGACT AAAATGCCAACCATACAA CTGTGGAAAGACAGCAAGAAACAAGCTGAAGTTATTGGTGGCCATAAAGCACATATAGTAATAAGTGAGATTCAGGAGATGATTGAGAATGAGTGA
- the LOC106771003 gene encoding uncharacterized protein LOC106771003 translates to MASSVGTSPLLLPVGIRSQPEADVKRNGPNIVGLKPLPYNIRKGELKTATLQSSSYTRRAVALNTKCAAAAASASQTLTRNTRSMTITPDKVKSPKLDNNGPGLPPRDDDGNGGNGGGGGKFSGGLHLLGILGVLDILKDIEKQWQKKQKR, encoded by the exons ATGGCAAGTAGTGTTGGCACTTCACCTCTACTTTTACCAG TTGGTATTAGAAGTCAGCCTGAAGCTGATGTTAAGCGTAATGGACCAAACATTGTTGGGCTGAAACCCTTACCATATAACATCAGAAAAGGAGAACTTAAAACTGCTACATTGCAGAGTTCATCATATACTAGACGTGCAGTTGCTTTG AATACTAAATGTGCTGCTGCAGCTGCAAGTGCATCCCAGACCCTAACACGCAATACTCGGTCAATGACTATAACACCTG ACAAAGTGAAGTCCCCTAAACTTGATAACAATGGACCTGGTTTGCCACCTCGAGACGACGATGGAAATGGTGGTAATGGAGGAGGCGGAGGTAAGTTTTCAGGTGGTCTCCACCTTTTGGGTATTCTTGGTGTGCTTGATATTCTAAAGGACATTGAGAAACAATggcaaaaaaaacaaaagagatgA
- the LOC106771171 gene encoding probable acetyltransferase NATA1-like, translating into MAAAAPPPAPTPAPEPATSLPETTPLFTRIRLATPADVPHIHKLIHQMAVFERLTHLFSATESSLAATLFSPTAQPFHSFTLFLLEASPKPFAVSSVDSNPFFTPLTKYVNLSIPIEDPERETFKTTDDVTVVGFVLFFPNYSTFLGKPGFYVEDLFVRECYRRKGFGRMLLSAVAKQAVKMGYGRVEWVVLDWNVNAIKFYEEMGADLLNEWRICRLTGEALQAYGGAD; encoded by the coding sequence ATGGCCGCCGCAGCGCCGCCTCCGGCCCCAACTCCGGCTCCGGAGCCCGCCACATCGTTACCGGAAACCACCCCTCTCTTCACGCGCATCCGCCTGGCCACCCCCGCCGACGTTCCCCACATCCACAAACTGATCCACCAGATGGCCGTCTTTGAACGCCTGACTCACCTCTTCTCCGCCACAGAGTCCTCCCTCGCCGCTACCCTTTTCTCCCCAACCGCTCAGCCCTTCCACTCCTTCACCCTCTTCCTTCTAGAAGCTTCTCCCAAACCCTTCGCCGTTTCAAGCGTGGACTCGAACCCGTTCTTCACACCCCTCACGAAGTACGTGAATCTGAGTATCCCCATTGAGGACCCCGAGCGAGAGACGTTCAAGACGACGGATGATGTGACGGTTGTGGGGTTTGTGTTGTTCTTCCCGAACTACTCTACCTTTCTTGGGAAGCCAGGGTTTTACGTGGAGGATTTGTTCGTGAGGGAGTGTTACAGGAGAAAGGGGTTTGGGAGAATGCTTCTGTCGGCGGTGGCGAAACAGGCGGTGAAGATGGGGTACGGGAGGGTGGAGTGGGTGGTGCTCGATTGGAACGTGAATGCCATTAAGTTTTATGAAGAGATGGGTGCCGATCTCTTGAACGAGTGGAGGATTTGCAGGTTAACTGGAGAGGCTCTTCAGGCTTATGGAGGTGCCGATTAG